GTTGTATTTTATGTAGTTTTGAGCCCAAGAGTCATGATCAGATTTGAGATTAAAGCTCATTCTTGTCTcgatataacaaagaaaacactttgtgttttttttgtgcttttgtgcttttgAACATACTCTTAGGTGTTGGTTTCCATGTTACAATGCATAATGTCTTGTCTGCCACTGTTCGAGTTAATAGCAAGTGGTAGTAGAAGGTGACAGTCAGATACAAACTTTTAATCCCGGGTCAACATGTAAAACCTTTCTTTTTATCTTCTACATTTACAGATATTGATGACACCAAGTTGACAAATTCAAGGGTGATCAACAGCTCTTTTCACCACAACAAGACAGGCTGTCAGATGACATTTGATGACGATTACAGTGCCTACTGGGTCTATTTTGTCAACTTCCTGGGAACGTTGGCTGTGCTTCCTGGAAACATTGTCTCTGCTCTCCTCATGGACAAAATAGGACGCCTAAGCATGTTAGGTAGGATTTCCTTTCGATGTGGGATATGAATAGCAATTTTTCCCCTTGTTGTTCTAGTGTCATGTGCAGTTGGCTTTTGTGCCTGCAGTGACCTCTAGTGACGTGAATGAAGTTATTTCAAGTTTAAGATGTAAAGCTCATGCTGTGCTCTGCAGGAGGTTCCATGGTGCTATCAGGCATCAGCTGCTTCTTCCTTTGGTTTGGCACCAGCGAGTCAATGATGATCTTCATGCTCTGTCTCTACAACGGCCTCAGTATCTCCGCCTGGAACTCCCTGGATGTGGTCACCACTGAACTATACCCAACAGACAGGAGGTGAGTGGTGCACTTACTGCATATACTAACTTAGAATACAGGAAATAGTGTGGCTCTGTGCTTTATCACTGAGCAAACGAATATTTGTGCAAAATTTTGTCTTGTCAGTTCCCCCATATGAAAGAAAGATAAAGAAGAACACGTCTttattatttcttgtttttcaaGACTTTTCAAGAACTAGTCTTGCAGAGGCCTAAGGCCAAGAAAcattacaacaacaaaacaaaaaatcgagTTTTTCCTCATGCTTGGAAGTTTTGCTTTGATCTTTGAATAAAACTAAGCAGTGCTGTGCTATAGCACTGCTTCAAAGTTGGGAAGTTTTGGGAGTGttaaataatttcaaatttACTTTGATAAGTAGCAACCTCAAACCTTTTATTAGTGAAACACTGAGGACATTCACAGCCAAAGTCTGACCCATTCACAGACTGTAATGTCACTTCACAGTactggaagttttttttttttttgtcacgaCAGTCGACTGTTTAATTCTAGACACAGGTTGGACATaaagaagtacaaatactttgtaaTTTGTACTAAGTTGAATTTTCAGGCACCCTTATTTgagcatttatttttctgacaacttATCATTTGTACTCCCTACAGTTTAACATACAGTAAATACCTCTACTTTttactacttaaattttcaaAACAGGTTCATTACTTTAGGTTGAAGATATCAGAAGGGAGTTATTATTTCCCGTCACTGCAAAAAACCAACTAATGTGAGCCTAAATGGAGAGCCCATACTCAAGACGAAACTTGCAAATCTATGAGATGCACCATGATGTGTGTCAGAAGTGTCTCTCAACTTTCCATCCCTTGAAATAGCCATGCTTTTCATAGAAGCCACATCAAGCTGCATAGACCATATTTGGAGGTCAAGACGTTAGACACAGCAAAGGCATATAAAACACCCGGTGCAGAAATTGCATCAGAAACTGTGTTTCAGGGCTCATGTCAGTTTTTATTATGAACTATAGTAAAAAACATGCCAAGGCTTCTGTATTATCTACAGCTTTTTCTGGCTCTCTAAACTGGTGGCAATCAGGAGATTTGATTTTGTATTAGTAATCAAAAGTTCTTCTGGTGCCCTTGACTACAGCAAGAACTGAATAGAAATTAAATTTCTGCACATTTGGGATAtttgcagcagcatttttaagaaaacatgGTGTTTCACGTTGTTAAGAAACAAATGAGACATACTTACTGTACATTTGTAACCCTCTTCTCctctttgtctgtaggggcacAGGATTTGGCTTCTGTAATGCTATGTGTAAGCTGGCAGCGGTGCTGGGCAACCTGATCTTTGGCTCTCTGGTTGGCATCACCAAGGCCATTCCCATTCTGCTGGCATCATCCGTGTTGGTTGGCGGCGGGCTAGTGGGGCTCCGACTGCCAGACACACGTGCCAATGTCCTCATGTAAACCTCACCACAGAACAGTATGTTGTTTACCAGGTATTTTCTCAGTTTACTGAATAGCAACATATTTACAGAAAGTGatttgttaaaatatttttgaaatgcgctttgcagtttgttttttatttactttttttccatAAGATATGCGGAATATGTTCACAAACTCAGATTCATGATGAgttttattattctgttatttctgAGAGAAATACCTGGTAAATTAGGATAATGAAATGCAGTTTTGCAGAGCAGTAGGTGTACAGAGGAGCTTCATTTAGAATATCAAATGTTATGCCAGTGGCTTTTTACCAGAGCTATTGGCATTCTTGCAGgaatttggaggaaaaaaaagcttttcagaAGCAAGCTAAATTTATCAGCGGTGATTAAAGTCTTTATAACAGCAGCTCATTGCAGCTCAGCACTACAGTGGGCGGTTTCACACATGCAGCCCACAAATGCATGTGCCAAAGCTGCAAAAGGCTTGGGTTTCTAGCAACCTTCCCCTTCCGAGTTCCAATCAGTTGTATGCTGATTAAAGGAAATGTGTGAcgtttttgtttacatgtgcATTTGAagccaccagcagcagctcaggtTTGCCAACTGTCAAGGTTTTGGCATGAGACACTTGCTTTGAGGCTCTACCTTGTGTGGCTCATGCTGGTCAATAATTTGCTTGCCCTTAGTCAGCAAAAGGACACACAGTCCAAAATAACTGAAGACCTTTCATGCACAATGACTGCACAAAATGCTGAGCACAGGAGTTCAGTTTATTGAGTTCAGTTTATTGCTTTCAGCTGTTTATAGGAGTCTTCCCACTGACTTTTTGCTTAAATTTGTAAATGTTATATAACCGAAGGATCCATATGAGCATGAACATTCATGAACATGACACACAAGTGATAAAGATCTGTCAGCATATTATCCTCTACTTTTTTCCAGACAGGTAAtgtcacacacagtcacagttttCATGCTGCAGTTTAATTACTTGTTTAGCCTTCTCTATTATAGCCATTAggacatttttaatttactgtGTGTACAAGTCTCATCTGTTTtctaaagtttttatttttatttgtttatttattgtagaTATTGTCCACAGTTGCTTTCTGTAGCAGTAATCTTTTTCATGTATCAATGCGTGACTTAACTACATATAGGAGCTGTTACCCTCTTGTAAAGGGTTGAGTTTATAAAGATATAAAATTAAATTGTGAGCATAACTGAGTTCAGCTTATTTATGTAAGCCTCCAGAATAGTCCCCATTTATTTATTGGCCCCTTGGGATATTATTTGCTCATATCTCATGCTATAGTCATTACAGTAACTATGACCAGTAACAATGAAAACACTTTTAATGGTATAAGGTACAGTTATCATTGGACATGGTTAGGATCTTCAGTGTTCATTATAAAAtcattaaatttcataaataaaCCTAAAGCAAATTTGTGATCAACATATAGCACCAGGATGGGGAAAGAGGTATTGTTTTGAGTCAAAACTTGAAAGTTGGCAATGTTGGCTTgcttaaaaattatttattaagtgTTTATAATTAGACaggctgttttattatttatttattaatttatgtcTCATTCATTGCTTTACCaatgtgcttttctgttttttgggtGGCGATTTACTGTGTTTGAACTTTGCTCCTACAATTTTCACTCCATTGATAAAATAGGTTGATGATACTTAAGCCTTTTGCTGCAATTTGCAAAAATGACAAGGccataaaaatcaataatgaTATACATAGTAGTTTAGTCCAAACTGGCAACTTCAGCAGCTACATTtctaaagtgaaaagaagtttacattttctgctttttacagTAAGAGACTTTTTTGGGCCTGGAATCCTTTTGTCTGAATGCTTCCTCTCTGCATCTCTCATGTTGGTATTGTTTAGTTCACCATGAAGGGCTTTgctctttcttttaatttcatctGCCAAAAAGAATTTATACTGTAGGAAACTTCTGTTGGTATCAAATTATGTTTAGAGTCTTTTCCCCCTCTCTATCGGTCTCATTGTCCTGGTTTCTTCATAGTGTCACTTTGTCTGTCTTTTCACTCTGTTCCTGCCTTGCTGCTGCTCCGCCTGAAACTCAAAGGCCTTTCTCAGATGTTGTGCCTCTCTTACCGTCAAGCCCACCTCTCCTTCCAAACCTTGCTGGAAGCTTTGCTGCTCTATCTTGCTTTTTTCATTCCTATCTCTTGATACTGCAGTGagcacacctgtgtgtgtgtatttctctctctctctctgtatgtacagctgtgatcagaaGGTTGCATACACTCGTCATGGCCACGAATATCATGGTGAAtttgggcttttaatgatttctttgaatggTTCTTTTTTCAGGTTGGAATGATTGTACCGCACAcatctttatttactttaaaaataagaattggCTACACGaggtgaatttattttattgtcaaaTCCACACAGATTTATATACACCCCTGAAATTGGTTAAATGACTGTTAACAATTTGTAACTCAATCAACCACTTTAGTAaccatcaacaagcttctggcatAATTCTAGTTGGACATTTGACCACTGTTCTTAGCAGAAGTGTCAGGGTTCATCTAAATTGGTTAGTTGGGAAGGCCATTTCAGAAGAATAATGTTAGCAAGCTTAAACTGTTCCAAAACCAgctctgatgtgtgtttggggtcattatGTTGTTGGAACACCTAGTTGTCCCCCAGTTTTAACCACCTAGCTATTGATCTCAGCTGTAGTTGAAGAATTTTGAGGtaatctctcttttttattatttcatccaCCGCACACTCTATCAGTACACTGGCAGTAAAACCACCCCTGAGGATTATGatgccaccaccatgcttgccATTTGGTACAgtgttcttaggtttgaaagcctcatGTTTACTGCTCCAAACATACCTCTTGTCATTGTGGCAAAACAGCTCAGTctttgtctcatctgaccaTAAAACTTTCAAGCTTGAAGGTGTCAGTTTTGGTTCAGGGGTTTTCTTTCTTGGTCCACAACCTCTCAGGCCATGGTGATATAAAACTGGCTTCAATGTGGACAGTGATGCTAGTGTTCCAGCAGTTTTGATTTCAGACTTCCTGAACATTCTAACTTATTTCTTAACCACAGAAGCTTGTTCATGGCTAACAAAGGCCTCTAGTCGAGGTATAACTTGCTAAAAAACATTTGACCAAATATccaaaacaaattcaaacttgtgcgcccaatctttgtgttttaaaggaCTAAAGAATTGTATGCTGCACAATTATTAcatcctggaaaaaaaaggacagtTCAGAGAACTCATTAAAAGCCCACAAGATGACACTGATGCCTGTGATGACTATATAGAACTTTTTGACTACGACTGTAAGTTTATTGCATGTATATCTAGACTAACACTATGTGGacagatatttttttcaaatttttttcttaaaccaaGGAACTgaggtttttacattttgatttatATCATGAATTGAAACTAAAAGCCATGTGTAAAAGGCCAAGTCACTCAAAttctaaaaaaacaagaaaacaaaacaaaaaaacaaaaacatggtaAGATTGCAAATTCAATTTGTTTGTGATGCTCActtatttaagattttaaagGCTCTTTAGCCTTTGCAGCCTTGCACTATCATGCTGGCTAAGCTAGCATGTGCGTTTCCTGTGCTagcataaatattttgtagtgCAGTGCAGACAAGGATGGTGTCTTTTGGAGGTGAATgtcataaaagacaaaaataaccaTCTAGCTAATTAAAGATATGGAGAAAAATTAATGAACTGCTTTATTAAGTAGGATATATCCTCTGGGGAACATGAACAATGAGATATTTCAGTCTGGACCAAAGAAGTCACTTTGATCCAAAATGGACCAACTTTGGGCCTTACTTTGGTTCACCTTTGGTCATCCCAAAATCAAGCCCTGGGGGGAGTCAACAGTAAAGTTTATCCTGAAATGCTAGTTATTTTTGAATAATCCATGGAAGTCGGATTCAACAGTATTTCTTTCCTAATTTGCAAAGGAAACACATGTTATATATTTGGAAATGTTTACAAATCACACTTTTCAGCACTGTGAGCACCACAAACAAAACTACAGTGACCTCAGAGAGGGAtatctaataaaataaataaaaaagttatttgTAGAACATTATTTTTTGTGACTTATATGCTTGAACAACCTCCTGCTTTAGTGCTAATGAGTTGATGTTAACACACATTAGGTCATTTGTAAAACATAAACTTGTAGTTTGTTCTGCATTAGTTCCATCATACAAAAAatcattggaatttcataattTTTGTCAGCTTTGGTGATACTGTTATTGAATGTTATATTATGTTTCTCACATATATCTTAGTTTTGGTAGTAAAGGACCTATTATTGAccaattatttcctttttctaCCAATATAAATGGACTGCAGCTGTTTCAAGATATGAATCTGCTTTCCTGTGTTTGATCTCTGTCTGTCCTCGGCCTTGCCTTGTGGCTTCTCCTTCGCTCTTCCACTTGTGCTGAACCAACTTGTTATACTGTACATCACAGTTTCCAGACTGAAACCCTGCATGTTTGTTAAGTCCCTCTGTTTTGTGTGCTATATGCCATTTTGGTGTCTTTGCTGTTCCTCTGTGGAGGTTAACAGATGTGATTCCCGGGTTAAAGGTGAATGTATCATTCTCGTGTGTTGTCAGGTTTGTTGTGGACAGGTGTTCCTTAAACTGAATTGTTCTTCTGCGTCATTGTGAAGGGGCATGCTAGTGATGAGATGATTGTATTTACTACAAACTGACCTCCAGCAGGGGTTGTCAGATCTGTTTTTCGGGTGATTTCGAGTTAGATTAGTCATTATTGTCACTGGAGCAGGAATTAAAGTGCCACCATTGAGACTTTCAGATTTGAAAAGCTCTGCTGTCAAACTAcatgtgcaggtgtgtgtgtaaagATAAAAATCTGACCTTGACATGATTTATTTTGATAAGGCTGATAAAAAGCTCTAGTGAATACAGTGTAAAGGTGGATTCCTCTGGTATCTACATATTGAATAAAGAGTTTCATTTGAGCAGCTGTTGAACTTTCATTTTTACCAGCAGATGGTGCCATTCATACTAAATTTACCAAAACATGCAACTCTCTCTGCCTGCCCTTATTCAAATACACAGTCAAAGAATctttaataaagaataaagattaATCTCAGTAAACTGTCTTATCATTAATGTCAATTACAGCCAGAAGTGAGTCATAGACAAAATTTTAACAtagtgctttctttttttactacCCCAGTGTGACGTGACGGACGGACAGTAGACTTTTCCACTCCTCAGTGTCACTTTACTCTACATCCTGTCAAAGGCTGGTTAGGAAATACCAAGTCAGTGGTAGAGAGCAGAGAGAAGTAGAGTAGTTTAATAACTGATGATATCTTTGAAAAGTTCACAGGAAAGCCGGAGATACAGAAATGTATAGAATATAGTTATATACTACTGTAAAAGTTCAAAAAGGttatgaaatcttttttttaagtatagaTGTATAGTATTCTTACTTGACacatttattaattatatttattatttaatttaaaaaataatatacatCCTTTCATCTTCTATGTACATCCATAtactatatacatataaaaattgACATAAAAACACGCAGCTATGTTTTAGCTAAAGCCCATCATGACATTAACTTCCAGTTCAAATCTTCAGGGTAGTTACACAACAGAGGATAGTAGGGAAATTACTGTAAACACTGtagagagaaaaatgaaattcaGGGAACATGAACCGTAGATGCATTTTACTCTAATGAATTGTTTATGCCGATTACAGTAGCTTTACTAAAATACTATTATAATAGCAACCAAATGGCAGACACTAAAACTCATATTTTATGTATCATTGCACTGCATCTTTTCAAATAACTTGTGAATTACAGTAAGCATAAAATGACCCTACATGCTGTAAATCTTGCTGCCACTACTGTcattaaacaggaaaatgtatTATGTACGtatacatttcttttcttttttcttttacactttCAAGTTTCTTATTGTTTTCTAGTTTTTAAATATAGGAGTTACgttttgtgtgtgggtgtcaCAAAAACAGAACTTTTATAATAAAACAACAATTATGACTCATAGAATAAGGTTAATACAACAATGATGAAATCCATTTatagttttaaatgaaaaatcatGTGCTTTTGATCTCTCTTTGGATTCCTGCCAAGGAGAACATTTCTCTCATTATCATccacaaaaataagaaatatgaTCACTTACTTTTTAACACTGTTAAACAGGTTTCTATTAGAAAGATATGCTCAGCGTCTTGCCTTTGAAAGACATGAAGTAAAGCCTGGAGCTTGCAGATTTGGACatgagaagaaaaaggaaaggatcCAGACAGGCATGgacacagcacaaacacactgccacaTTAAAGTACATATACAGGGTTTCCGTTCCATTCACAAACAGTTGGACATAATGGACAAAGTGTAGGACTCCAGAGGGTACAAAGCACACCAGAAAGATACTAAACACCAGTGAGCTGGCCTTGATGTACATTCTCCAGTCAAAGTGTGATCTTGTTAACTCGTTGATGATTCGGGCAAAACACACAATTGTAACCACAAGTGGAACCATAAGAAATAAGATGATAAGAATCAGGTGATAGTAGAGTAGAAACATGTGAGAGCTGTGATCCAGGGGCAACACATCATGGCAGGTTGTGCGGTTGAGCTGAGGGAGCCAGTAGCTCTGCTGGACGATGAGCTCTGGGATGATGGCAACACCAAACACCCCCCACAGAGCCAGGCTCACCCAGGCAGCGCACATTCTCTTGGGCATACTTTTGTACAGGAATGGGTACACCACAGCAAGGTAGCGCTTGATGCTGATGCAAGCCAGCGTCATGGCCGAGCAGTAGAGATTGCCGTAGAAACATGCCGTAACAACTCGACAAGCAGTCTCTCCGAGAACCCAGTGGTTTCCATGGAAATGGTAGTGAGCCTTAaagaagagggagaggaggaggaagaggtcgGAGACAGCCAGGCTGCAGTAGAGGATGGCAGAAGACACCTTTCGGATTTTAGTCACTAGCAAACACAAGATACTGACGTTGGCTGGAATCCCAACTGTAACCACCAACATGTAAATAATGGGAATGACTCGGGTGCTCAGAGAACCACCGAGGTACCGCACTGTGCTGTTGTTGAGCAAGTTCAGAGCTGGAGGGGAATAATTTAGAAAGGAAGCCTGAGTCCCATTTACACAGGGCTGATTGTTAATGACTGGGGCCCCTTTAAATGTTCTGGGCATGGGAAAAACAACCTCAgagctgtttttctgctccctccatgtcttttgtcctgcaaaaaacaaaaaacaaaaccaaaaaacaatacaaaaatgaaAGTTACTGCAGGTCattcaaaatgtaaatgaatttCAAATATATTTGTACCAACATAGATTTCAAATATACTGGTTCAAAGTATCTATACAATGTGCTAGGTATTTAGATATTTAGTTTCATCTGTAGCCAAATGCTCTCAAAACACTTTCATCTAACTTAAATTCCACGAACAAATAATGATTAGGAAactcagaaaacacaaaaaaaatcctctcaCTGAAATAGCTGGAGAATATGATGTCAAGATATTGAAATATTAACTATTCaaagtatatatatgtataataaaTAATTCAGGGTCATGAATCTGCTTCAAATCCTGTTTCAGCCAGTTTTTACCAAACAGTCATTCAACCCTCAGCAACACCGCCAGATGTTTTAGATTATCTCTCAAGTCCATGAAACTGTTACTTAAAGCTGTTGTTGAATTTTGACAAGCTTCTCCTACCTTTTTTCTGCTGTGTACTGCTTATACAGAGGACAAAAACGAAGAAAACCAGGAGTAGTTTCCccatatttttcttcttgttgatCGGCTCCCAGCTTAAGAGTCACTAGCAAGCCTCTTCTTTGTTTGTTATCACTGCTTTTCCCTGTCACCCCAGTCTGCTTCGTTCAGTTAGCTCTGTGGGAGGAACTTGAAAGCCGACccttgtaagaaaaaaaaaaaatcacacgtTCACCCAACACAGTATCAAAACAAAATATCTTTGCTTTCGTTTTGAATATGAAGGACAATGGTTTTCACTTCCCTACTCTGTCTTGTCTGAAAACTATTTTATTGTTGCTGTATCTTTGCCAAAACAAATACTGACCCACTTTTTACCTGATATCTCAGTACTTTACTCAGAACTTTCTGCGCAGTTTTTCCCGTGTGTATTGTGTATCATTTTCACTGTCTTAAATAGAAATGTTCAGATATACATTTTCACACAGTTCTCCTAGTGCTGCAAGTTATATGATGCCTAAGTTTGGAGCTATGAAGAGAggtaacacacagaaaaaggaaaaactggtgAGTCAAGGAAATGCCTGTGTGAAGATGATAAGCCTGCCTCAACACGAGCAGCTTTGTCTTCCCttccttttctgcagctatttgTGTACAGGTACGCTTACTAAAAACATTACTCATTTTGGTTCAGAAACCTTTAAGAAGGTTTCTGTTACTGCAGTTTAAGTTCTGTGTTTTTGACatgttatttacatttcacttttacatttacagGAAACTTAATATGCTTGAAAGTGATCAGGGTAAGACAGATCAGGACACATGCTGGTGGAAGGATTGTTGGAGtattttctctgcttttatcAAAGAATAATTTATTATTGTAGACATCCAGCTGATCACAGATGTGACCCGGGCCTTGTTTTCGGCGTATATTTTTATCAGAGGGAAGAAGTAACATCAGTATCAGGGTCTGTTGTGCCCCAGCAGTGACCTCAACTTCCTGTTGTGACGTCAAACTCCAAATGTCACAGATGACTCAAACTGAGACAACCAAATGTTCTCCACTGTAGTCAACTTAATGGAAACTTTAGAATGTTCTTTTCAACCTTGAGGAGGACTAACAGGTTATGTTTAATCTATGTTTCAGTGAAAGTCGGAGACCATCCTCCACTAATTACATTTCTTTacattagaactgaagaagcttctcggatgagaggtgaaacgtcttcaagtaacttaaagaagtccaaacgcttttctttgcaagctcctttgactacgatgacctggatgactgagaaccttcacagacatttctttacatttttttcctcttctcctgTCCGGCAGTGTGTCAGTCAGAATTGTTATCTGAAGGCcaaaaaaggcccaacagatttactttcccAAGTGGATCATTATGATATTTTGCATAATGTTCCACTTGATAGTCATAGTTTATTAGAATTTTAttaggatttttttattttgaattattATAGTTACAACAGACAACACTAGGGgatgggaaaaaagaagaaagagaagttgGGAAGGAATTTaacagaaggagagggagagaaaaatagaggagaagaagagggatAGAGACAGAAAGGGAGACAACCGACATATGCATAAATAATagtaaagaataaataataactgTTACTGAAAAGCACACAGTACTAATAACACAAGATATTTTTAGAAGCAGCAGCCGACCAAcatagtgtgtgtctgtgacccTCGATGTCTACAGGCTGTTTTAAAATTGAGAAGTGGGCACCAGCA
This Astatotilapia calliptera chromosome 7, fAstCal1.2, whole genome shotgun sequence DNA region includes the following protein-coding sequences:
- the LOC113025428 gene encoding proteinase-activated receptor 3-like translates to MGKLLLVFFVFVLCISSTQQKKGQKTWREQKNSSEVVFPMPRTFKGAPVINNQPCVNGTQASFLNYSPPALNLLNNSTVRYLGGSLSTRVIPIIYMLVVTVGIPANVSILCLLVTKIRKVSSAILYCSLAVSDLFLLLSLFFKAHYHFHGNHWVLGETACRVVTACFYGNLYCSAMTLACISIKRYLAVVYPFLYKSMPKRMCAAWVSLALWGVFGVAIIPELIVQQSYWLPQLNRTTCHDVLPLDHSSHMFLLYYHLILIILFLMVPLVVTIVCFARIINELTRSHFDWRMYIKASSLVFSIFLVCFVPSGVLHFVHYVQLFVNGTETLYMYFNVAVCLCCVHACLDPFLFLLMSKSASSRLYFMSFKGKTLSISF